atttttctcctcatcctTATCTATTTTATCCCATTTTCCATCTAATTTCTTCAAGGTGTCATTTGTATTATAATTGGTCTTCAAATTTTGGTGAAATGCTTTTGGATAAGTGTCGTCTATCTCACGTAATTCATAATTTAACCAATACTTTAGGTATTCCAAATGagcattttcattattatttattgatGGCGTAAACAATTTATCAAGTAAGCAATAAAATCTTTCACAAATACAAGTAacttcatcatatttttcagtAAATTGCAATTTATCTAATATACATtcttgcttattttttttacaaatctCATCATGGTTACATAATCTTTCATATTCTAGATACGTTTCAATGTGTTCATGAAAGCTATgctaa
This is a stretch of genomic DNA from Plasmodium cynomolgi strain B DNA, scaffold: 1629, whole genome shotgun sequence. It encodes these proteins:
- a CDS encoding hypothetical protein (putative); protein product: HSFHEHIETYLEYERLCNHDEICKKNKQECILDKLQFTEKYDEVTCICERFYCLLDKLFTPSINNNENAHLEYLKYWLNYELREIDDTYPKAFHQNLKTNYNTNDTLKKLDGKWDKIDKDEEKNMNLLFYFYTNCIHIIKSTNKVDANKSFAMKNANHCVQKYQELEKICPNNTKPF